A stretch of the Poseidonibacter antarcticus genome encodes the following:
- a CDS encoding TatD family hydrolase — MIIIDTHCHLDNKQYYEDIDDVIQKALSNGVKGFLIPGADFNDLPQAIKLAEKYDEVFFAVGIHPYDIDMYDESIFEKYINHPKCIAVGECGLDYFRLPEDEEEKIANVKKQKEVFIAQIEFAKKVNKPLIVHVREASNDSRQILMDYNAKEVGGVLHCFNASEHLLPLSDHNFYFGIGGVITFKNAKKLVDILPKIPKEKLIIETDAPYLTPHPFRGKRNEPFYTTLVADKMAEILEISREDIENLTSKNAIKLFNEFSSLS, encoded by the coding sequence ATCATAATTATAGATACACATTGTCATTTAGACAACAAACAATATTATGAAGATATTGATGATGTAATACAAAAAGCACTATCAAATGGAGTTAAAGGTTTTTTAATTCCTGGTGCTGATTTTAATGATCTTCCTCAAGCAATAAAACTTGCTGAAAAATACGATGAAGTCTTTTTTGCAGTTGGAATTCATCCTTATGATATAGATATGTATGATGAAAGTATTTTTGAAAAGTATATTAATCATCCAAAATGTATAGCAGTAGGGGAGTGTGGTTTAGATTATTTTAGACTACCTGAAGATGAAGAAGAAAAAATAGCAAATGTTAAAAAACAAAAAGAAGTTTTTATTGCTCAAATTGAATTTGCAAAGAAAGTTAATAAGCCTTTAATTGTTCATGTACGAGAAGCTTCAAATGATTCACGACAAATTTTAATGGATTATAATGCGAAAGAAGTAGGTGGTGTTTTACACTGTTTTAATGCAAGTGAACATCTTCTTCCTTTAAGTGATCATAATTTTTATTTTGGAATTGGTGGGGTGATAACTTTTAAGAATGCAAAAAAACTTGTGGATATTCTTCCAAAAATCCCAAAAGAAAAATTAATTATTGAAACAGATGCACCTTATCTTACCCCTCATCCTTTTAGAGGAAAAAGAAATGAACCTTTTTATACTACTTTAGTTGCTGATAAAATGGCTGAAATATTAGAAATCTCAAGAGAAGATATTGAAAATCTTACAAGTAAAAATGCAATAAAATTATTTAATGAGTTTTCTAGTCTATCTTAG